A portion of the Marinobacter alexandrii genome contains these proteins:
- a CDS encoding SiaB family protein kinase encodes MDYLRSYKNIYDQNIILMFKGELTFDLVTAMIGTLEERLEELEENRKVKKKFYNVATECIQNLYYHLDEINADEMKVSSYDSNSALIMIAARKRFYSLQTGNYIPASKTKEIQKRLDDINAVDAEELRALYKKVLAEQEFSDKGTGGLGFIDIARKTGGQKLRYKFQPVTDKVSYFTFQIRLPRIEG; translated from the coding sequence ATGGACTATCTGAGGAGCTATAAAAACATTTATGACCAAAACATTATTCTGATGTTCAAGGGCGAACTCACCTTTGATCTAGTGACTGCCATGATAGGGACATTGGAAGAGCGTCTGGAAGAGTTGGAGGAGAATAGAAAGGTCAAAAAGAAGTTTTATAATGTAGCTACAGAATGCATTCAAAACTTGTATTATCATCTGGATGAGATTAATGCAGATGAAATGAAAGTAAGCAGTTACGATTCTAATTCTGCACTAATCATGATAGCTGCTAGAAAAAGATTTTACAGTCTGCAGACAGGTAACTACATACCTGCTAGCAAAACGAAAGAAATTCAAAAGAGACTTGATGATATCAATGCAGTAGATGCTGAAGAATTAAGAGCTCTATATAAGAAAGTTCTTGCTGAGCAAGAGTTTTCGGATAAAGGAACAGGTGGATTAGGATTTATAGATATTGCTCGTAAAACAGGAGGACAAAAATTGAGATACAAATTTCAACCAGTCACTGATAAAGTGAGCTATTTCACATTTCAAATCAGATTACCGAGAATAGAGGGATAA
- a CDS encoding DUF1987 domain-containing protein, protein MEKVFIEPTRTTPLINFDPDEGLLEMKGRSSPENSIQFYQKVLDNLDEYTVSGGPEFTANIAFEYFNTSSSKCLFDVFKRLGKIEDSGKKITINWYFEEGDDDMMEAGEDYSDLLDLNFNFFEIEEEDM, encoded by the coding sequence ATGGAAAAAGTATTCATCGAACCAACTAGAACAACCCCACTGATCAATTTTGATCCGGATGAAGGTTTGCTTGAAATGAAAGGAAGGTCTAGCCCTGAGAATTCAATTCAGTTTTATCAGAAGGTGCTGGACAACCTGGATGAATATACTGTTTCTGGTGGACCCGAATTCACGGCCAACATTGCCTTTGAATATTTCAACACCAGCTCGTCCAAATGTCTTTTTGATGTCTTCAAACGATTGGGTAAGATTGAAGACAGTGGCAAAAAAATTACCATCAATTGGTATTTTGAGGAAGGTGATGACGATATGATGGAAGCGGGCGAAGATTACAGTGATTTACTTGACTTAAACTTTAACTTCTTTGAAATTGAAGAAGAGGATATGTGA
- a CDS encoding YihY/virulence factor BrkB family protein, protein MTKKRLNQIQQFIEVDLWRLRLTSLPRGKKFLFGFIRVWVIAIKEFINDKCTEKASALTYLSMLSLVPVLAMVFGIAKVFGIRELMQTELERYFSGQTEILNQVQPFVDKMLNSQGGGIAASISAIFLIYTVIRLLMNIEAAFNDMWDIKKSRRWERKISDYVAVILLGPVLLIVASSATIIVKDTIQDFITQWEALGQLRSGIIFLLKLLPYTILWLLLFGLYLIFPNTRVKFWPALFAGIVAGTLYQLNQQAFISLQFAFARYNAIYGSIAFLPLFLIWLQISWLIVLFGAEICYGVQYMNQWEMNSEQLKISFHYRRKLMLLLLYRIVKKFEKGEGALSMTDLGLVINVPRRYIADVCYELEKSNLITRVESYEVSYQPSFDIHKMDLNTVLSKYEQEGMSDFDPRKSKAFQNIEDALEEINMKWKDSDSNKLLKDL, encoded by the coding sequence ATGACAAAGAAGAGGCTGAATCAGATTCAACAATTTATCGAGGTTGATCTATGGCGTTTAAGACTTACCTCACTGCCCAGAGGGAAAAAGTTTCTATTTGGATTTATTCGAGTTTGGGTAATAGCAATCAAGGAATTCATTAACGATAAGTGTACTGAAAAAGCTTCTGCACTCACTTATCTTTCCATGCTTTCACTAGTGCCGGTTTTAGCGATGGTCTTTGGAATAGCAAAGGTTTTTGGTATCAGAGAATTGATGCAAACGGAATTGGAAAGATACTTTTCAGGTCAGACAGAAATTTTGAATCAAGTCCAGCCATTTGTTGATAAAATGCTTAACTCTCAAGGTGGTGGTATTGCAGCCTCCATATCAGCAATTTTCTTGATATATACGGTTATTCGGCTGCTAATGAATATTGAAGCTGCTTTCAATGATATGTGGGATATAAAGAAGAGTAGGAGGTGGGAAAGAAAAATATCAGATTATGTGGCCGTAATTCTTCTAGGACCTGTTCTTTTAATTGTAGCAAGCAGTGCTACCATCATTGTAAAAGATACAATACAAGATTTTATTACTCAATGGGAGGCACTGGGGCAATTAAGATCTGGAATCATATTCTTGCTAAAGCTGCTTCCATACACGATACTCTGGTTACTGCTTTTCGGACTCTACTTAATATTTCCGAATACCAGAGTGAAATTTTGGCCAGCCCTCTTTGCAGGAATTGTAGCAGGAACCCTTTATCAGTTAAACCAGCAGGCATTCATTTCTTTGCAATTTGCCTTTGCTCGATACAATGCTATATATGGCAGTATTGCTTTTCTTCCCTTATTCCTTATCTGGCTCCAAATCAGTTGGCTGATCGTTTTATTTGGCGCTGAGATATGTTATGGAGTTCAATACATGAATCAATGGGAAATGAATTCAGAACAACTCAAGATTAGTTTTCATTATCGAAGAAAACTGATGCTGCTTTTACTCTACAGAATTGTTAAGAAATTTGAAAAAGGAGAAGGGGCACTTTCTATGACAGACTTAGGTTTGGTGATCAATGTTCCTCGCCGTTACATCGCTGATGTCTGTTACGAATTGGAAAAGTCTAACCTAATCACACGAGTTGAGTCCTATGAAGTCTCTTACCAACCTAGTTTTGACATTCATAAAATGGATCTTAACACAGTGCTTTCAAAATATGAACAAGAAGGTATGAGTGATTTTGATCCAAGAAAATCAAAGGCATTCCAAAATATTGAAGATGCTTTAGAAGAAATTAATATGAAATGGAAAGATTCTGACAGCAATAAACTGCTTAAAGATTTATGA
- a CDS encoding metallophosphoesterase, with the protein MNRIYLLVFLVSIYLILDIYVFVAVKSLSDGLSPIWKRALFTFYWTISILSLVGVLLYRQIDPKQFQDLRLYITTFFFVLFIGKVFATIFLMLEDIRRGVTWITNLFPFVEEKHSTSRSDFMRKTAIVAGAVPVAAMSFGIISGAHDYRVRKRVITSPNLPKAFDGIRVAQISDIHTGSFFNKTAVEGGVDMLLEQKPDIAFFTGDLVNNKSEEAKDYLDIFKRINAPLGVFSVMGNHDYGDYTNWSSESAKQKDIQDLHDMHKYMGYDLMLNENRSIKVDNEEIAILGCENWGSGRFAKYGDLKKTVQGSEDQPFKILLSHDPSHWDAQIKPDYRDIDLTLSGHTHGMQFGIEIGNFRWSPVQYRYKQWADLHKEDNQYLYVNRGYGFIGYPGRIGILPEITILELKSS; encoded by the coding sequence ATGAATAGAATTTACCTCCTTGTTTTCCTAGTTTCCATTTACCTGATTCTTGATATATACGTTTTTGTTGCAGTCAAATCATTGTCAGATGGATTATCTCCTATATGGAAAAGAGCATTATTTACGTTTTACTGGACGATAAGTATACTGTCTTTGGTGGGCGTTTTACTTTACCGTCAAATTGATCCTAAGCAATTTCAAGATCTTCGATTGTACATTACTACTTTCTTTTTTGTCCTTTTTATAGGAAAGGTCTTCGCTACTATTTTCCTGATGCTGGAGGATATTAGACGAGGAGTTACATGGATAACGAACTTATTCCCATTCGTAGAAGAAAAACACTCAACTTCTCGCTCTGATTTTATGCGAAAAACGGCGATTGTCGCAGGAGCTGTTCCTGTTGCGGCTATGAGTTTCGGCATCATTTCGGGAGCACATGACTATCGAGTTAGGAAGCGGGTAATCACCTCGCCTAACTTACCAAAAGCATTTGATGGAATTAGAGTTGCTCAAATTTCTGATATTCATACAGGCAGTTTTTTTAATAAAACAGCTGTAGAAGGAGGTGTTGATATGCTGCTCGAGCAAAAACCTGACATTGCTTTTTTCACGGGAGATTTAGTAAATAACAAAAGTGAAGAAGCAAAAGACTACTTAGATATTTTCAAAAGAATAAATGCACCTCTAGGAGTTTTTTCTGTAATGGGTAATCATGATTATGGAGACTATACTAATTGGTCATCAGAATCAGCAAAGCAAAAAGATATTCAAGACCTTCATGATATGCATAAATACATGGGGTATGATTTGATGTTGAATGAAAATCGATCTATAAAAGTAGACAATGAAGAGATTGCCATTCTGGGATGTGAAAATTGGGGTAGCGGAAGGTTTGCCAAGTACGGCGACCTTAAGAAAACTGTACAAGGCTCAGAGGATCAGCCGTTCAAAATTCTTTTATCTCATGATCCAAGTCACTGGGACGCTCAGATCAAACCGGACTACAGAGACATTGACTTAACACTCTCAGGGCATACTCATGGGATGCAATTTGGAATAGAGATTGGGAATTTCAGATGGAGCCCCGTTCAGTACAGATACAAACAATGGGCTGATCTTCATAAAGAAGACAATCAATACTTATATGTAAATCGAGGTTACGGATTTATTGGCTACCCAGGCCGAATAGGCATACTTCCAGAGATTACTATTTTAGAACTAAAAAGTTCATAA
- a CDS encoding efflux RND transporter permease subunit → MSEPTQKKKVDKEFKLASWAIDNPSVIYVMIAIFLYIGFSSYQAMPREDFPEIKETKIYISTPFPGNTAEDIERLITDPLEDELKNVSNVVEITSTSQEDYSIITVEFDEEITVESAKQKVKDKVDGKKAGEDWPLFNSAKVEPNVFDLTLSEEMPIMNINISGDYPVEKLKEFGEYLEDEIEDLPEIKGVDIRGAQEKEVEIAVDVYKMMAAKVSFGDVLSTISNGNMTMSAGNIKSGGQRRTIRILGEIKTPQQLESFVVKTENNAPVYLKDIAKITFGEEDRTTFAREFGHSVVMLDVKKRSGKNMINAVNQTKEIVKNAQENRFPQDLDVTISNDSSARTLNQVNDLVNNIIFGIILVVTVLMFFLGFRNALFVGFAIPMSMFMSFAILNTMGYTLNTMILFGMIMGLGMLVDNGIVVVENVYRLMETEGLSRVQAAKKGIGEIAYPIIISTATTVAAFVPLGLWPGLFGQFMIYFPITLSVVLGSSLFVAIFMNSMLVSKFMEVGDKELSRKQLIRLTILLGGLGTFILIVGGAMKALGTIMIFTTIMFWLYKYVIKKAAVGFQKKILVRFENWYERRLTHAVRGGNVYWYFSITFLILISAFMFFGMSVGSQRTKIEFFPDNIPNQIIVYIEYPQGTAIEKTDQITKEIEQRVYSIVNGDQYMDGERNFLVESSVSQVGEGAGNPQTDGGSSAEMPHRAKITSSMREFKYRRGEDTEELRLKVQEALEGIYPGVSISVEKDANGPPAGYPINIEIEGDDYDELINVAERMRNFINTKNIAGIEELKIDVNKGKPAMEVSVDREKAGELGVSVGQVGSQLRRSLFGEKAGVYKLDGEDYNINVRFNEDIRYNKSALFNQNIIFKDQASGKIKEIPVSAVATQKNTSSFSAIKHKSNKRVVLVYSGLKPGFTDAAAIVTEIQAEMQEFDGLPDGVKIDYTGQIEEQNKQMAFLVGAFFSGLGLIALILVFQFGGISKPLIIMIAIFLSFIGVFYGLIITGWSFVIMMTMMGIISLAGIVVNNGVVLLDYTQLLIDREKEKRGMEKNEYLSKDEVKDIVIKGGKARLRPVILTAITTVLGLIPLAIGLNIDFYTLVTEFNPNIFLGGDNVIFWGPLAWTVIFGLIVATFLTLIIVPVLFTITYRMKYAMFSRGKKKEESKMQLA, encoded by the coding sequence ATGAGCGAACCTACACAAAAGAAGAAAGTAGATAAGGAATTCAAATTAGCCTCTTGGGCGATTGATAATCCTTCGGTGATTTATGTAATGATTGCCATTTTTCTTTATATCGGATTTTCTTCTTATCAGGCAATGCCCAGAGAAGATTTTCCAGAGATTAAGGAAACGAAGATTTATATAAGTACACCATTCCCTGGCAATACGGCTGAAGATATTGAGCGATTAATCACAGATCCTTTAGAGGATGAACTAAAAAATGTGAGCAATGTGGTTGAAATTACTTCTACCTCTCAGGAAGACTACTCCATCATCACGGTAGAGTTTGATGAGGAGATAACAGTAGAATCCGCTAAGCAGAAAGTCAAAGACAAGGTTGATGGAAAGAAAGCAGGTGAAGATTGGCCGCTATTCAATAGTGCCAAAGTTGAACCTAATGTTTTTGATCTTACCCTATCCGAAGAAATGCCAATCATGAATATCAATATCTCTGGAGACTATCCGGTAGAGAAGTTGAAGGAATTTGGTGAATACCTTGAGGATGAGATTGAGGACTTACCTGAAATAAAGGGAGTAGACATAAGAGGAGCACAGGAAAAGGAAGTAGAAATAGCTGTTGATGTGTATAAAATGATGGCTGCCAAAGTAAGCTTTGGGGATGTCCTTTCCACAATTAGCAATGGAAACATGACTATGTCAGCAGGTAATATTAAATCCGGAGGGCAAAGAAGAACGATCAGGATTCTTGGTGAAATAAAAACGCCGCAACAATTGGAAAGCTTTGTTGTAAAGACTGAAAATAATGCTCCGGTATACTTAAAGGATATAGCTAAGATCACATTTGGAGAAGAAGATAGGACAACATTCGCAAGAGAGTTTGGCCATAGTGTGGTGATGCTAGATGTGAAAAAACGTTCTGGTAAAAACATGATTAACGCCGTTAATCAGACGAAGGAAATCGTGAAAAATGCTCAAGAAAATAGGTTTCCGCAAGATCTAGATGTAACTATTTCAAATGACTCGTCTGCAAGGACACTCAACCAGGTTAATGATTTAGTGAATAACATCATTTTTGGGATCATTTTAGTTGTGACGGTACTTATGTTCTTTCTGGGATTTAGAAATGCGTTGTTTGTAGGTTTCGCAATCCCTATGTCCATGTTTATGTCGTTTGCCATTTTGAATACGATGGGATATACATTGAATACAATGATCCTATTTGGTATGATTATGGGACTGGGAATGCTAGTGGATAATGGGATTGTGGTAGTTGAAAATGTCTATCGTTTGATGGAGACTGAAGGGCTTTCTAGAGTTCAAGCCGCCAAGAAGGGAATAGGTGAAATTGCTTATCCAATCATTATATCTACTGCAACTACTGTGGCTGCATTTGTTCCGCTTGGCTTATGGCCTGGGCTCTTTGGTCAATTCATGATTTATTTCCCCATTACATTATCCGTTGTGCTTGGCTCGTCACTATTTGTAGCCATTTTCATGAATTCCATGCTGGTATCTAAATTCATGGAGGTGGGAGATAAGGAGCTCTCAAGAAAACAACTGATTAGGCTAACTATTCTACTTGGAGGTTTAGGGACATTCATTTTAATTGTGGGAGGTGCGATGAAGGCTCTTGGAACAATTATGATCTTTACGACAATCATGTTCTGGTTGTATAAATATGTGATTAAGAAAGCAGCGGTTGGATTTCAAAAGAAAATCCTGGTTCGATTCGAAAATTGGTATGAGAGGAGGCTAACTCACGCAGTAAGGGGGGGTAATGTATATTGGTATTTTAGTATAACATTCCTTATTCTTATTTCAGCTTTCATGTTTTTCGGCATGTCAGTTGGTTCTCAGCGAACAAAAATCGAATTCTTTCCGGATAATATACCCAATCAAATTATTGTCTACATAGAATATCCACAGGGAACCGCGATTGAAAAAACCGATCAGATTACTAAAGAAATAGAGCAAAGAGTGTACAGTATTGTCAACGGTGATCAGTACATGGATGGAGAGCGAAACTTCCTTGTGGAATCTTCGGTATCACAAGTTGGGGAAGGAGCTGGTAACCCACAAACAGATGGAGGCTCATCTGCTGAGATGCCACATAGGGCTAAGATTACTAGTTCTATGAGGGAATTTAAATATAGAAGAGGGGAAGATACAGAAGAGTTGAGATTGAAAGTACAGGAGGCACTTGAGGGCATCTATCCCGGGGTATCTATATCCGTAGAGAAGGATGCTAATGGGCCGCCTGCTGGATACCCTATCAATATTGAGATCGAAGGGGATGATTATGATGAGCTAATCAATGTTGCTGAACGAATGAGGAACTTCATCAACACGAAGAATATCGCAGGAATTGAAGAGCTAAAAATTGATGTGAATAAAGGCAAGCCTGCTATGGAAGTGTCTGTAGATCGGGAAAAGGCAGGAGAACTTGGCGTATCAGTTGGTCAAGTAGGTAGTCAATTGAGGAGGTCACTTTTTGGAGAAAAAGCGGGAGTTTACAAATTGGATGGAGAGGATTATAATATCAACGTTCGATTCAATGAAGACATCAGGTATAACAAAAGTGCGCTCTTCAATCAAAACATTATCTTCAAAGATCAGGCCTCAGGTAAAATAAAGGAGATACCAGTTTCCGCTGTTGCCACACAAAAGAACACATCTTCTTTTAGTGCGATAAAGCATAAATCGAATAAGCGAGTAGTGCTTGTGTATTCAGGGTTGAAGCCTGGCTTTACCGATGCTGCAGCTATTGTAACTGAGATTCAAGCGGAAATGCAAGAATTTGATGGTCTACCTGATGGAGTAAAAATTGATTACACAGGTCAGATTGAAGAGCAAAATAAGCAAATGGCTTTCTTAGTAGGAGCTTTCTTCTCTGGTCTTGGTCTAATTGCTTTGATTCTCGTATTTCAGTTTGGAGGCATCTCTAAGCCGCTCATTATTATGATCGCTATTTTTCTTTCTTTCATTGGAGTCTTTTATGGTCTAATCATCACTGGATGGTCTTTCGTGATTATGATGACTATGATGGGGATTATTTCTCTTGCTGGAATTGTAGTGAATAATGGAGTGGTATTGTTGGATTACACGCAGCTTCTTATTGACCGAGAGAAGGAAAAGAGAGGTATGGAGAAAAATGAATACCTATCAAAAGATGAGGTTAAGGATATTGTGATAAAAGGAGGAAAAGCTAGGTTGAGACCTGTAATCCTTACAGCAATCACAACTGTTCTCGGACTGATTCCTTTAGCAATCGGTCTGAACATTGATTTCTACACATTGGTGACGGAGTTTAATCCAAACATCTTCCTAGGAGGAGACAATGTAATCTTCTGGGGACCACTAGCATGGACGGTAATCTTCGGGTTGATCGTGGCTACTTTCTTGACGCTGATAATTGTGCCAGTCTTGTTCACTATTACTTATCGCATGAAATATGCAATGTTCAGTAGAGGAAAGAAAAAAGAAGAATCAAAAATGCAACTTGCATAA
- a CDS encoding efflux RND transporter periplasmic adaptor subunit: protein MRKINHILTLFITLSIVAGCGDKETSVDDILAEGNMETIRAKKGELVEQYKSLEKDIAQLDKAIAVNTENSNLPLVTVFQAKMEEFNHYVELQGDVTTKQNVLVYPEVAGTLVNVHVNEGNRVKKGQLLGTIDNGGMGSQLIQMKTQLTLAKTTFERQERLWNQKIGSEIQYLQSKANYEAQKSAVDQMESQLDKFKIRAPFNGIVDDIIKDQGTVVSPGPGSEIFRIVNLSNMYIEVLVPEAYIASIVPGKEAKVFFPILNTTVSSKVKETGNYINPNNRSFSVKVPVSNRDGSIKPNLTAKVKINDYYQENAILIPQSVVSENAEGEQYAYVVLDIKGDKTAVAKRKIIKTGQTQDGLVEVLDGISNGENIILEGARSVKDGQDVKILKK from the coding sequence ATGCGTAAGATAAATCACATACTAACCTTATTCATTACACTTTCAATAGTTGCTGGGTGTGGTGACAAAGAAACTTCTGTAGACGATATCCTTGCTGAAGGAAACATGGAAACAATTCGGGCAAAGAAGGGTGAGTTGGTAGAACAATACAAATCGTTGGAAAAAGACATAGCTCAATTGGACAAAGCGATTGCGGTTAATACAGAAAATTCAAACCTTCCTTTAGTTACTGTTTTTCAGGCTAAGATGGAAGAGTTTAACCACTACGTTGAACTTCAAGGAGATGTCACTACCAAGCAAAACGTACTTGTTTATCCTGAAGTAGCAGGAACATTGGTTAATGTTCATGTGAATGAAGGAAATAGGGTGAAAAAGGGACAATTGCTAGGAACGATTGATAACGGTGGAATGGGAAGTCAGCTCATTCAAATGAAAACGCAACTTACATTGGCTAAAACGACATTTGAAAGGCAAGAGCGTCTATGGAATCAAAAAATTGGATCAGAGATTCAATACCTACAATCAAAGGCGAACTATGAAGCGCAGAAAAGTGCAGTAGATCAAATGGAGAGCCAGTTAGATAAGTTTAAAATTCGTGCGCCATTCAATGGCATTGTCGATGATATTATCAAAGACCAAGGAACGGTAGTTTCTCCCGGACCAGGATCAGAGATTTTTAGGATTGTAAACCTCTCCAATATGTATATTGAAGTTTTGGTACCTGAAGCATATATTGCTAGTATAGTACCTGGAAAAGAGGCTAAAGTTTTCTTTCCAATCCTCAATACCACAGTAAGCTCAAAAGTGAAAGAAACGGGCAACTACATCAACCCGAACAATCGCTCTTTTAGTGTGAAAGTACCTGTGTCGAATAGAGATGGTAGCATTAAGCCAAACTTAACAGCGAAAGTTAAGATCAATGATTATTATCAAGAAAATGCCATTTTGATTCCTCAAAGTGTTGTCTCTGAGAATGCAGAAGGAGAACAGTATGCCTACGTTGTTTTAGATATAAAAGGTGATAAAACGGCTGTTGCAAAGCGTAAAATTATTAAAACAGGACAAACTCAAGATGGATTGGTGGAAGTTTTGGATGGTATTTCAAATGGCGAGAATATTATTCTAGAAGGCGCACGAAGTGTGAAAGATGGTCAGGATGTTAAGATTTTAAAGAAGTAA
- a CDS encoding TolC family protein: MRGSLILLLTISTSIGVLAQERLSLSLDDCISYALENNEQLEIKRLDKEIAEAEVRKTISEGLPQANVNGGLNYNYEIQKSLIDVSNFSDAPPGTEQEVAFGQAYDGNVALSVKQLLFNGSYFVGLQAAKTYRELSTKEHQKTQLDIVEAVSKAYYNALIAEEQLKLLESNLSRLDTLLNETSQMYEAGFAEKVDVDRIRVNYNNLKVEMSRSKQLKDLSRKLLKFQMGMDLNQPIEISEQLENVQIDEQVLVQADFDYNQRIEFSQLQTNESLAYLDLKNNRAQYLPRLYASFNYGWNTATSDRSRLFNSERWLDFGTIGLTATIPVFDGFLKSNRIQQNRLQIKQIESQKRFLTKSIDLEIEQSQINLSAQLETLEVQEQNLVLAQDVYDISKIKYQEGVGSNLEVINADTSLKEAQTNYLNSLYQAVTTQIELKKALGTLYNN, from the coding sequence ATGAGAGGATCACTTATACTACTATTAACTATCAGTACTTCAATAGGAGTGCTTGCCCAGGAAAGGCTAAGCCTTTCGCTGGATGATTGCATCAGCTATGCATTGGAAAATAACGAGCAGCTAGAGATAAAGCGTCTCGATAAAGAAATTGCAGAAGCTGAAGTTAGGAAAACGATTTCTGAGGGTTTACCCCAAGCAAACGTTAACGGCGGACTCAACTACAATTATGAAATTCAAAAGAGTCTTATTGATGTAAGCAATTTTTCTGATGCTCCTCCAGGAACTGAACAAGAAGTTGCTTTTGGTCAGGCTTATGACGGGAATGTGGCTTTAAGTGTTAAACAGCTTCTTTTTAATGGATCCTATTTTGTTGGATTACAAGCTGCTAAAACCTATAGAGAGTTGTCAACGAAAGAGCATCAAAAAACTCAATTAGATATCGTTGAAGCAGTAAGTAAAGCATATTACAATGCGCTTATTGCTGAAGAGCAACTTAAGTTATTGGAATCTAATTTGTCAAGATTAGACACACTCTTAAATGAGACGTCTCAAATGTATGAAGCAGGATTTGCGGAAAAAGTTGACGTGGATAGAATAAGGGTTAATTACAACAATCTTAAAGTTGAAATGAGTAGATCTAAACAGTTGAAAGATCTAAGCAGAAAGCTTTTAAAATTTCAAATGGGTATGGATTTAAATCAACCTATTGAAATTTCAGAACAATTAGAGAACGTTCAAATTGATGAACAAGTACTTGTTCAAGCTGATTTTGACTATAATCAGCGAATAGAATTTTCTCAATTGCAAACAAATGAGAGTCTAGCTTATCTGGATTTAAAGAACAATAGGGCTCAATACCTTCCTAGACTATATGCCTCTTTTAACTATGGTTGGAATACGGCAACTTCCGATAGGAGTAGATTATTCAATTCAGAAAGGTGGTTGGACTTTGGAACGATAGGCTTAACTGCCACTATTCCAGTTTTTGATGGGTTTTTGAAAAGTAACAGGATTCAGCAAAATCGTTTACAGATTAAGCAGATTGAAAGTCAAAAAAGATTTTTGACAAAGAGCATTGATCTCGAAATAGAGCAATCTCAAATCAATCTTTCCGCGCAGCTTGAAACATTAGAAGTACAAGAACAGAATTTGGTTCTTGCTCAGGATGTGTACGATATATCAAAAATTAAATATCAAGAAGGAGTAGGTTCAAACTTAGAGGTGATAAATGCTGATACTTCTTTAAAAGAAGCTCAGACGAATTATCTCAACTCGCTTTATCAAGCAGTAACCACTCAAATAGAACTTAAAAAAGCACTTGGAACTCTTTATAATAACTAA
- a CDS encoding TetR/AcrR family transcriptional regulator — MEAKEKILHSAQELFIQYGIRSVTMDDVARSASMSKKTLYQYFDNKDGLVSEVAMKHFEQETEEFTQIEDVANDAINEILLVSQCLRKHVFRMNPSLLYDMQKYHGKAWDNYLQFKHSTIRGHIQRNIERGQREGYFRNEIDAKVLSIFRVEGVQMVFNPKVFSREEFEFAAVQLQILDHFIHGLLTEKGKIKYDEYMKTESSNHTL; from the coding sequence TTGGAAGCGAAGGAAAAGATATTGCATAGTGCTCAGGAGCTGTTTATTCAATATGGAATAAGGAGTGTTACAATGGATGATGTGGCGAGATCAGCTTCAATGTCCAAAAAAACACTTTACCAATATTTTGATAACAAAGACGGGCTTGTCTCTGAAGTGGCTATGAAACATTTTGAGCAAGAGACTGAAGAGTTTACGCAAATTGAAGACGTTGCAAATGATGCTATCAATGAGATATTATTGGTTTCACAATGTTTAAGAAAGCATGTATTTCGGATGAACCCGTCATTGCTTTATGATATGCAAAAGTATCATGGAAAGGCATGGGATAACTACTTACAGTTTAAGCACTCTACAATTAGGGGGCATATACAGCGAAATATAGAAAGAGGACAGAGAGAGGGATATTTTCGAAATGAGATTGATGCCAAAGTTTTATCAATCTTTAGAGTAGAAGGTGTTCAGATGGTATTTAACCCTAAAGTATTTTCAAGAGAAGAATTTGAATTTGCCGCGGTGCAACTTCAGATCCTTGACCATTTCATACATGGTCTCCTGACTGAAAAAGGAAAAATAAAGTATGATGAATACATGAAAACAGAATCTTCAAATCACACACTCTAA
- a CDS encoding TlpA disulfide reductase family protein, giving the protein MYRFIILILILFLSPGFLIAQPTKEQIKQVEEAKKEVKRMKGKPFPSFKLTAIDGTVFTMEELKGKILLINFWFSRCKPCIMEMPEMNDLVAKYKTEDIVFLAPTFDGTDLVKTFLDRRDFDYQIIADVQDFCLELNVRSYPTHFVVNQQGIIEKVIIGYSPLTVGGLRKSVRKLLKSK; this is encoded by the coding sequence ATGTATCGATTTATCATTCTAATTCTAATCTTATTCCTTTCTCCAGGTTTCCTGATTGCACAACCAACTAAGGAACAAATCAAACAAGTTGAAGAAGCTAAAAAAGAAGTGAAGCGAATGAAAGGAAAACCCTTTCCCTCATTTAAACTAACTGCAATCGATGGTACAGTTTTTACAATGGAAGAACTCAAGGGTAAGATCTTACTTATCAATTTCTGGTTTTCCAGATGCAAGCCATGTATTATGGAAATGCCCGAAATGAATGATTTGGTAGCTAAGTATAAAACCGAAGATATTGTCTTTCTAGCACCTACTTTTGATGGTACCGATCTTGTAAAGACATTTTTAGACCGACGTGATTTCGACTATCAAATCATTGCGGACGTCCAAGATTTCTGCTTAGAATTAAACGTACGGTCTTATCCCACACACTTTGTAGTTAACCAACAGGGTATCATAGAGAAAGTTATCATAGGCTACTCTCCATTGACCGTTGGAGGCTTACGGAAATCAGTTAGGAAATTGTTGAAATCGAAGTAA